A window of the Chthonomonas sp. genome harbors these coding sequences:
- a CDS encoding PD40 domain-containing protein has translation MQPTGLKRRRIMSLGLLLGLAAMYFGYTKLQDFLQDPDTGVRDTRDLVLATKVGSDGAKAVLLSPGGSEELAPDATETSTDKAPVWRPDGNRVFFLSDRNEGAYLIHRWNVAKKSVEVRSIGTRSVTGMYWGPFGETDTKEALITQAGFVLSYEPREGTTRQVLPPQMKSANKDDEGGSTDQFQMQYQNIGKAFRSAKWPSDRSVVYALMTTEDDRQVLVRQGLQPEKDQTGELTLPRPQVLVVGKRVDYDVSGDGKVVACVLGFDFLNKDSIPEEFVKNGKIIKPYENAVIVFDFAGNAGAIPMAASKDPKSAFVSATFSPTGDQLLAIAGTWDGKSSFAGQAIVAAPVQANAQWQGVVQGNILEVAWHPSGQQMAFVQRVSPTESAVYTLKVGSDQPNKLTSGGEYQSISFSPQTEIPK, from the coding sequence ATGCAACCGACCGGGCTCAAACGTCGCCGCATCATGTCGCTCGGCCTCCTCTTGGGGCTGGCCGCGATGTACTTTGGCTACACCAAGTTGCAGGACTTTCTGCAAGACCCGGATACCGGCGTCCGCGATACCCGCGACCTGGTGCTGGCGACCAAAGTCGGTTCCGATGGCGCGAAGGCGGTTCTGCTGTCGCCCGGCGGGAGCGAGGAACTCGCGCCCGACGCCACCGAAACCTCCACCGATAAGGCCCCCGTTTGGCGACCCGACGGCAACCGCGTGTTCTTTTTGAGCGATCGTAACGAGGGTGCGTATCTCATCCATCGCTGGAACGTGGCCAAGAAGTCGGTCGAAGTGCGCTCGATCGGCACCCGCAGCGTCACCGGCATGTACTGGGGTCCGTTTGGCGAAACCGATACCAAGGAAGCACTGATCACGCAGGCCGGATTTGTGCTGAGCTACGAGCCGCGCGAAGGCACGACGCGGCAGGTGTTGCCGCCGCAAATGAAGTCGGCCAACAAAGACGACGAAGGCGGGAGCACCGACCAATTCCAGATGCAGTACCAAAACATTGGGAAGGCATTTCGATCGGCGAAATGGCCCAGCGACCGCAGCGTGGTTTACGCGCTGATGACCACCGAGGACGACCGGCAAGTGCTGGTGCGCCAAGGGCTCCAACCCGAAAAAGATCAGACCGGCGAACTCACTCTGCCCCGCCCGCAGGTGCTGGTGGTCGGCAAGCGCGTGGACTACGATGTGAGCGGGGACGGCAAGGTAGTGGCTTGCGTGCTTGGTTTCGACTTTCTGAACAAGGACTCCATTCCCGAGGAGTTTGTCAAGAACGGAAAGATCATCAAGCCGTACGAAAACGCGGTGATCGTGTTTGACTTTGCTGGGAATGCGGGTGCCATCCCCATGGCGGCGAGCAAGGACCCCAAGAGCGCATTCGTCTCGGCCACGTTCTCGCCCACCGGCGACCAACTGCTAGCCATCGCCGGAACTTGGGACGGCAAGAGCAGCTTTGCGGGTCAAGCGATTGTCGCGGCGCCGGTGCAGGCCAACGCCCAGTGGCAAGGCGTGGTGCAAGGCAACATTTTGGAGGTGGCATGGCATCCGAGCGGCCAGCAAATGGCGTTCGTGCAACGAGTTTCGCCCACCGAATCCGCGGTCTACACCCTCAAGGTCGGCAGCGATCAGCCCAATAAGTTGACTTCGGGCGGCGAATATCAGTCCATCTCGTTCTCCCCGCAAACCGAAATTCCGAAATGA